TTCAGAGTTATTTGTGGTTTTACTGCAGGTTCAATATTAGGCATTGCAATTGGTTTGCTGATTGGTTCATCCCATTTAGTTGAGGAACTAGTGGCAACTCCTTTAGAGCTCTTACGTCCAATTCCTGCTGTTGCTTGGATACCTCTAGCTATTCTAATGTTTCCAAATGCAGAAATAGGGATGTTTTACATTACTTTTGTTGGAGCATTTTATCCTATTCTTGTCAGCACTCAAAAATCAGTAGAGTCATCGCTGTCTGATTTATTAATGATTAGAGTAGGACAATGTTTAGGTGCATCGTATTATCAGCTTTTTAGAGATATCATTATCCCATCATCGCTCCCCGGTATAAGTGCTGGTCTTGTAATTGGTATGGGAAATGCTTGGTTTTGCCTTGTAACCGCAGAAATTATTGCCGGTAAATATGGCATAGGTTACAAAACTTGGGAATCTTATGTCATTTCTGAATATCCTCCCATTGTCATGGGAATGATTTTAATTGGACTATTAGGAGCATTTTCTTCTCAATTGATTCAATACTTTACTAATCAAATGATGCCTTGGCGTCAAATTACAAAAGGTACCCTCTGATTTTCTTCCAATGTCTAATCTTCTTGAAATCACGCAGCTAAGTAAGTTCTTTGGAGATAAAAACTCACGGCGCTGCGTTCTTTCGAATATTAATCTGCGCATTCAACCAGGTGAATTTGTCTGTTTATTAGGACCTTCTGGATGCGGAAAATCTACGTTGCTAAATGCAATTGCGGGATTTAATAGGCCAGAATGCGGTATTATTACTGTTAACGACAAACCTGTTTCAAAACCTGGTCCTGACCGCGGCTTTGTTTTTCAAAAGAATTCACTGTTGCCCTGGATGACATTAGATCAGAATGTTGGTTATGGGTTGAAAATACAGGGATTATCAAAGGAACAAATTAACATCAAAGTAGAACATTTTTTAGACTTAGTAGGCCTTATAGGTTATAAAAAGAATTTTCCACACGAACTCTCAGGTGGTATGCAACAGCGTGGCAGCATTGTTCGAGCTTTAATTACAAATCCAAAAGTCTTATTGATGGACGAACCATTTGGAGCTGTAGATGCTCAAACAAGGATAATACTTCAAGAGATGTTATTGAGTATATGGGCGAAAGTAGGTATAACTATTATATTCGTTACTCATGACATTGATGAGGCTGTTTTGTTGGCCGACAGAATTGTTGTTATGGGAGTTAATCCTGGCCATATTAAGGAAATATTTGATGTTTCGCTAAAGAGGCCGCGCTCGGCTGATTCAACTTTTTTAGATGAGTTTAGAGATATTAAGCTCAGAATTCTTCGTACGATACGCGAGGAGACTGACAAATTAATGATCGCGGCGTAATCAATTATAATGTATTTTTTAGTTGTAGGGATTGTCTTTAATCTTTTTGTCTTCATTTTTTTGCCAGATCCATCTATTAAAAAATCTCTATTATCATCAATTTTTTTGCAACCAATCCTTCTGTCTTTGGTAGCAGGTTTTTTATTTCGTAATTCGCTTGATGGCCGTTCAACCTGGATTGGTCAGTCAGATTGGTTATCTTCACGAGCGCTTTCTTTTGCATTATCCCTGATGGGCGCTCAATTTGTCTTATCTGATTTATTAGCTATTTCATGGCATACAATTGTATCTCTTTTGTTTTGCATTTTTCTCACATGTGTCGTTGGAACTGTTGTTAACCGATTCCTTAAACTTGACAACTCCTTCATGTTATGGCTTTTAGCAGGTAATTGTATATGTGGACCAGCTGCTATATCATTTGCGTCTCAGATCTTTAATGGTGAAAAAAAAGATATTGCCAAAGCAATATGGATTAACACATTAATTGGTTTTATATTGATGATTCTATTGCCATTCTTTGCAGATTTGCTTAATCTCTCTTCAGAAGCTTTTGGAGTCTGGGCAGGTTCATCCTTACAATCTACAGCACAAGTAGTTGCAAGTGCTTCTATTTTTTCGACTGAATCAACCGACATTGCATTAATGATAAAATCTATACGAATTATAATGTTATTGCCAGTAATGTTTTTATTGAAAATTTTATCATCTCCAAATTCCATAGAATATTCTGATTCCAAAAAAGCTAGAAAATATCAATTTTCTCTAAACTCTTTTCTTAGAACTTTCCCCAGATTTTTGATCGTATTTTTGATGCTTTCTTTCATTTCTCTAATGATTGATTTAAGTGGTATTCTTTACGGTCCTGAATTTTCTCTATATACCGTATTTTCTCAATTGAGACCATTGTTAGGTCAAGTTTCCAAATTCTCTTTGTCCTTGGCTATGTTTGCAATTGGATATTTATGTAATTTTGATCTCAGTCGAAGTGATTGCCGGGCTATTATATTCGCTATTTTTACGGCATTGCAATTAGTATTTACCTCATATTTTATAATTAGAATTTAGTCATGCCTAGATCACGCATTGCTGAATCAAGGTATTCTGTCTGAACTATACTACTTCTTTTAGATACTGTTGATTTATTGCGTTGGTTTTCTATAAATATTTTTTCGGTGTACTCTTCAATCCAATCTTCTCTAATCTTCATGTCAGGTTGATAATGTCCGTCTTTCCCATGACGCTCCCCTAAGATGT
Above is a window of Synechococcus sp. BIOS-E4-1 DNA encoding:
- a CDS encoding ABC transporter permease; amino-acid sequence: MAVTASSGTSHEPSTVTVRKRGKSFRRFLTNHGGSLSRRTLSLVFFLCLWQILSVLKINFIINFQFVPAPTEVVSAFVSFVQANPWIHLRSSIFRVICGFTAGSILGIAIGLLIGSSHLVEELVATPLELLRPIPAVAWIPLAILMFPNAEIGMFYITFVGAFYPILVSTQKSVESSLSDLLMIRVGQCLGASYYQLFRDIIIPSSLPGISAGLVIGMGNAWFCLVTAEIIAGKYGIGYKTWESYVISEYPPIVMGMILIGLLGAFSSQLIQYFTNQMMPWRQITKGTL
- a CDS encoding ABC transporter ATP-binding protein, coding for MSNLLEITQLSKFFGDKNSRRCVLSNINLRIQPGEFVCLLGPSGCGKSTLLNAIAGFNRPECGIITVNDKPVSKPGPDRGFVFQKNSLLPWMTLDQNVGYGLKIQGLSKEQINIKVEHFLDLVGLIGYKKNFPHELSGGMQQRGSIVRALITNPKVLLMDEPFGAVDAQTRIILQEMLLSIWAKVGITIIFVTHDIDEAVLLADRIVVMGVNPGHIKEIFDVSLKRPRSADSTFLDEFRDIKLRILRTIREETDKLMIAA
- a CDS encoding YeiH family protein; this translates as MPDPSIKKSLLSSIFLQPILLSLVAGFLFRNSLDGRSTWIGQSDWLSSRALSFALSLMGAQFVLSDLLAISWHTIVSLLFCIFLTCVVGTVVNRFLKLDNSFMLWLLAGNCICGPAAISFASQIFNGEKKDIAKAIWINTLIGFILMILLPFFADLLNLSSEAFGVWAGSSLQSTAQVVASASIFSTESTDIALMIKSIRIIMLLPVMFLLKILSSPNSIEYSDSKKARKYQFSLNSFLRTFPRFLIVFLMLSFISLMIDLSGILYGPEFSLYTVFSQLRPLLGQVSKFSLSLAMFAIGYLCNFDLSRSDCRAIIFAIFTALQLVFTSYFIIRI